The Polaribacter sp. HaHaR_3_91 genomic sequence AATTTAAATAACGAATCAAATAGTAGTTTAACAACCTTTAGTGCTATCGGTAATCCTAATTTAAGCTGTATTCAGGTTGATGATGTTGCTATTGCAACGGCTAATACAAACTGGCAGAAAGATACAACAGCAAATTACAGTACAGATTGTGCAGCAGCAGCTTTATCTACTGATAGTTTTTTGAAAGAAAATATTGCTATTTATCCTAATCCGATACTATCAAAGATTCAAATTTCATTATTAAATAGTATACAGTTACAAAGTGTAGAAATATATAATTTTATGGGAAAAAAAATGTTACTGAGTAAAAAAGAGTTGATAAATGTTGAAAAATTTTCAACAGGTGTTTATTTTTTGAAAATATCAACGGACAAAGGGGTATTAATTAAAAAAGTTATAAAAGATTAAAGTAAAGTAGTCTTTAAATAAAAAACGAGTTCAATTTAATTGAACTCGTTTTCTTTTATTTAAAATTTCATGCCAACTTTAAAGTTTAAAACTCTTCCTGTCATATAATTCGGAATCCCGAATTGTGTTTTAGAATATACATCTCTTACCCAAGTGTTGGTAATTGAATTTTGAATATCAAACATATTAAAAAGCTCTAAACCTGCGGATAATTCTTTAAATTTAGATAACCAACCTGTTTCATATTGTTTATTAGCATCCACAAAAATATAAGAAACGCCTAAATCTGCACGTTTATAATCTCTTAAACGACTTTGGTAGTTATACACATCTGCATAAGAAGGAGAGCCTCCAGGAACTCCTGTATTATACACCAAGTTTAAATACGCTTTTAGATTAGGTAAATTGGGTACATAATCTTGAAAAAGAATTCCGAATTTGATACGTTGGTCAGAAGGTCTTGCAATATAACCTCGATTATCAATATTTTCCTCTGTTTTTAAATAGCCTAAACTTACCCAACTTTCGCTACCAGGAACAAATTCACCATTTAAGCGAACGTCCAATCCGGTGGCATAAGCTTTGGTAACATTATCTGCTCTATATCGTATTCTAACATTGTCTATAGAATAGGCATTTACATCAGATAAATCTTTGTAATAGAATTCTGTAGTTAATTTAAAAGGTCTGTCCCACATATCAAAACTATAATCCATTCCTGTAACGAAGTGAATCGATTTTTGAGCTTTTACATCTACATTAATATCACCATTAAAATCTCTTAATTCTCTATATGAAGGGGGTTGAGAATACCATCCACCAGAAATTCGAAACAGCATATCTTTGTCCCAATTTGGTTTGATAGCAAGTTGACCTCTAGGACTAATAATTGTCTGGTTTTTAGATTCGATATCGTTTCCTGTAACTGACCAACTTTGAGCTCTAAGTCCTAAATTATAAAAAACTTCATGTTCATTCCAAAATGAACGTTGATTAAATTGTACAAAGGCAGAAACTCTATTAATGGCAACGTTATTATCTTTTCTGATGTTTTGATAAGGAGTGATTTCACCTTCAAAAGCTTCATAAGGTTGATTGTTAGAGGTATGGTTTGGAGGTCTTATAGAAAAGCCTAAAGAATCGATCATTTCCCATTCTCTAATACGATCTCTAATGTCTTCTTTTTGATATTTTGCTCCAAAACTCCATTGTATATCATCTTTCTTGATAGTTCCTTTTATTTGAATATTGGTAATTACTGCATCTAAATCGTTACGAGCATGGTTTAACTGTGAGCCAATTCCTTGAGAGAAATCTACTTCTCCAAAATTTTCTGAACCAATATTAGCGTCAACTTCGCCTAAATTATAGGCTGCAGCAATATCAAAATGCTCTTCTTCTTGTGTGTTGTATCTAGACGCTGTAGTTGTTAATGTAAAGTTGTCATTCACTTTATAATCCGCAGAAAAAGCACCAAACATCGTTAAATATTTATCTTGCTCTTGTCCTGAGTAAAAAACGATTAATTCTAAAGGGGCTGCAACCGTACCAAAACGTGTTCTTCTAGAAATTGGTTGATAATTATAATCGTTCAAAGAAAAATTTCCTAGAAAATTTAATGTAAATTTTTCTGAAAACTCATAAGATAAATAGGTTTGTACGTCTGTAAATTGTGGTCTAAAATTAGTTTCAATTTGTTTACTATTTACAAATAAGCTATTGTCTCTATATCTAACACCTGTAATTGTACTTAGTTTTTTATTTAGAAAATTACCTTCAAAAGTAACGCTTGCACCTAGTAAACTTGCATCTATTGTCGTAGCCGTTTCTGTAGGTTTCTTGTAGGTAATATCTAAAACAGAAGATAATTTATCTCCATATTTTGCTTGAAATCCACCAGCAGAAAAATTAATATTCTGCACCATATTAGAGTTGATAAAACTTAAGCCTTCTTGCTGACCAGATCTAATTAAAAAAGGTCTGTAAATTTCAATTCCGTTTACATATACCAAGTTTTCATCAAAATTACCACCTCTTACATTGTATTGTGTGCTTAATTCGTTGTTATTGCTAACACCGGGTAAAGTCATTAATACGTTTTCTACACCCGCATTGGGTCCAATTACATTTTTAACAACAGCAACATCAATCTTCTTTATACCTTGGGCATTTCTTACATTGTCTTTAATTATAATTTCTTTTAATTTTTCTGTTTTTGAAGAAAGAACAACAGAGTAACGGACACCGTTTCTGCTGTTTCCAATATATTTTTTAGTAAAAGTTCTATAGGATAAATGGCTAAAAACTAAGGTGATTTCTTCTTTAAAAGGAATTCGAATAGAGTAGTTTCCATTTTTATCTGTGGTAGTACCAACGTTGTTATACTTTATAGAAACTTGTTCAATAGGTTGTTTGTTTTTATCATTAACAGTTCCTTTAAGGATTGTTGTTTTTTGAGCAAAAGCAAAAACAGGGAGAAAGTATAAAAAGAGTAAGATTTTTTTCACGTAGGTTTTAGTTTACTTGTTTTTTAAAGAACGTTGTAGAAAGTGTATTCGTATTCCCAACATTGTCTGAGACTACAATTTTAAAGATATGTTTGCTACCAACCAATTTTTTATCACTAAAGTTATAGGTTAATATTCTTTTTTTATGATTGTATTCCATTAAAATCCATTCTCCATCTAAAGTAGCTCTATAGTTTTTAATTCCAGAACCAATATCAGAAATCTTTACTTTAATAGTTTCTCTTTTAGAAATCCAATCGTTATTTTTAAAATACAAGACGCTAGCTTTAGGCTTATGAGTATCTGAAACTAAAGCATATTTCCCCAATGTTTTAGTGGTTGTATAAAACGTACTGTCCTTTTTTCGAGTGCTCAGGTAATATGGATATTTTGAGTTTTCTACATTCGCTATATAAAGTTGTTTTTTTTCGGCTTCAGAATATTTAGAAACATTAAAAGTTAATGTAAAACTTTTATCTAAAGGAATATTAGGAGTATGAATTTTAGCAACGCCTTTATCAACCTTAAAATCTAAATATACATCTTCATAAAAAGTATTCTTAGGAAAAGCAACTGTAACATTTTCTTCTTTAAACTTTTGAAAGTTTTTAGCAACTATTTTATAGGCAGTGGTGTCTTTTGGTTGTGTAAAAATGGTGTTGTTTTTTACTCCAGTAATGGGAATTTTTAAGGTACTTGTATTTCCTTTATAGTCTTTTGCAATAATTTCTATATTGTAATTCAATCCATTTTCAATATTTAATATGCCATTATCTATTAATCCCTTATATGTAGATAGTTTATTGGCTTTTTCTTTATAGGTTTTCTGATATTTTTTCTTATATTTTTTATAGTGCGGATAATCTATATGTAAGTTGATGAATTTACTTTCTGCAAAAGAAAATGTTTCTACATCATGATGATAAAAACGTTTTCCATTAACAAGCATTTCTAAACTAAATATTCCATTTTTATTGTATGCTTTGTCTAATTGGTCAAAAACATTTACACTAAAACCAATATGTCCAGAAGCAGCAATTTTACCCACTTTATATTTTCCTTTTTCTATACTCTTTAGAGATATAACCGTACTTCTATTTTTATTATTAATTCTAGCATTCTGGTCTAGTGGATACACTTTTAATGCTAAAAAAGTAGGTGGATTTGTATCAATAGGTTTCAACCCAAAAAACAAAGGATTAATAATGTGTTCTGTACTTGTATCTCTTATTTCGAAGTGTAAATGAGGTCCACCAGAACTACCAGTATCACCAGAAAAAGCAATGATTTCTCCTTTTTTTATAGGAAATTGATCTGGTTTTAAAAATAAATTACCGGTTTCATAATTTTCCTTTTTGTATTGTATCGCTTTTACATACTCTTGTATTTTATCAGCATATTTACTGATGTGGGCATACACGGTTGTAAATCCGTTTGGATGCGTAATATAAATCGCTTTTCCAAAACCATATTGAGCAACTTTTATTCTAGAAATATAACCTTCTGCAGCTGCATATATTTTTAAGCCTTCTCTTCCTTGGGTTTTTATATCTACTCCAGAATGAAAGTGATTACTTCTTAATTCGCCAAAAGTACCTGATAAAATAGTAGGGATGCCTAAGGGGTTTCTAAAATAGTCTTTTGGGTATTTTTCTTGTGAAAAACTAAAAAAAGCAGATAAGAATGTGAATAACAATAGGGTTTGTCTCAAAATGAAAATGTTTTCTGCAAAAATAGGGAAAATCATTTTTTAGTTAAAGAGTTAATCTTTAGTTTTTTAATAAAATAAGCAACAAAATGTTGTAAAGTTTAAAACAGAATGTTAACTTTGTAGTTATAGTTTTATTCTTAAAATATAGATGGGTAATACAATTGAGGCAATTCATTTACTGGAAGATAAGTTAGAAAGCTTATTGTCAAATTATGAATTTTTGAAGAATGAAAATGAAATTCTGCTTCAGAATACAAGTAAATTACAACATCAATTAAAAGAAAGAGAGCAATTATTAGCAGCGCAGAAAAAAGAATATGAATTGCTTAAGGTTGCCAAAACTATAGACGGCAGTGGTACAAATACAAGAGATACAAAACTCAAAATAAATACTTTAATTCGAGAAATCGACAAGTGTATCATACAGTTACACAAATAAAGTTCATTAAATTGTGGGAAAACTTAAAATTAATATTGTTATAGCAGGTAGAACTTACCCTTTAAGTGTGAACAACACTAAAGAGGAAGAAGGCATGAGAAAAGCCGCAACTGCTATTAATAAATTAATTTCTATGTATGAAGAAAATTACGCAGTAAGTGATAAACAAGATGTTTTAGCTATGTGTGCGTTACAGTTTGCATCAAAAGCAGAAATAACTTCATTAGAAAAGGATTCTACAGATAGAGAAGTAGTAGATAAAATAAAAGAGTTGACTAATTTGGTTGATTCTCATTTAAAATAAGTTCTTTAAAATATACATTAACAACACACTGCCTACGTTAGTACATTGTTTATTAAACTCAACACGATTCAATTATGAAGGATGAGTCTTAACTACTATAGCAAGCCATCTAGAATGGATCCTTGAACAGTTAGTTAGTCCTATAAGTAACCATATTTGGAGTTTAAAAAACCTCACTAATGTAGGCTTTTTTTTATATATTAAATTTAAATTATGGATGGAATGATACTTCCCATTATTGTGGGAGTTTTGATAGGAATTGCAGGTGGATTTTTGATCGCTAAAGCGATGGAAAAAGCAAAAGGAAAAAAAATACTTAGTGGCACTAGAAAAGAGGCCGCAACAATCTTAAAAGAAGCTAAGATAGATGCCGATTCTGTAAAAAAAGAAAAGATATTACAGGCAAAGGAAAAATTTATTGAATTAAAGGCTGAGCATGAAAAAGTAATTCTTACTAGAGAGAAAAAGATTTCTGATGTAGAGAAACGTATTAGAGATAGAGAGTCTCAAGTTGCCTCTGAAGTAGATAAAAATAAAAGGTTAAATAAATCTTTAGAACACAAAGAAGGAGAGTTTAATAAAAAATTAGACTTTTTAGAAAATAAAGAATCAGAATTAGAAAAAATGCACAAGCGTCATGTAGACATGCTAGAGCAAATTTCTGGTTTATCGGCAGAAGAAGCCAAAAAAGAATTGATTACTTCTTTAAAAGACGAAGCAAAAACAGAGGCAATGGCTTTTGTACAAACTTCTATTGAAGAAGCGAAGTTAACAGCAGAACAAGAAGCTAGAAAAGTAGTTTTAGGAACCATACAAAG encodes the following:
- a CDS encoding cell division protein ZapA, with the translated sequence MGKLKINIVIAGRTYPLSVNNTKEEEGMRKAATAINKLISMYEENYAVSDKQDVLAMCALQFASKAEITSLEKDSTDREVVDKIKELTNLVDSHLK
- a CDS encoding M23 family metallopeptidase, with protein sequence MIFPIFAENIFILRQTLLLFTFLSAFFSFSQEKYPKDYFRNPLGIPTILSGTFGELRSNHFHSGVDIKTQGREGLKIYAAAEGYISRIKVAQYGFGKAIYITHPNGFTTVYAHISKYADKIQEYVKAIQYKKENYETGNLFLKPDQFPIKKGEIIAFSGDTGSSGGPHLHFEIRDTSTEHIINPLFFGLKPIDTNPPTFLALKVYPLDQNARINNKNRSTVISLKSIEKGKYKVGKIAASGHIGFSVNVFDQLDKAYNKNGIFSLEMLVNGKRFYHHDVETFSFAESKFINLHIDYPHYKKYKKKYQKTYKEKANKLSTYKGLIDNGILNIENGLNYNIEIIAKDYKGNTSTLKIPITGVKNNTIFTQPKDTTAYKIVAKNFQKFKEENVTVAFPKNTFYEDVYLDFKVDKGVAKIHTPNIPLDKSFTLTFNVSKYSEAEKKQLYIANVENSKYPYYLSTRKKDSTFYTTTKTLGKYALVSDTHKPKASVLYFKNNDWISKRETIKVKISDIGSGIKNYRATLDGEWILMEYNHKKRILTYNFSDKKLVGSKHIFKIVVSDNVGNTNTLSTTFFKKQVN
- a CDS encoding carboxypeptidase-like regulatory domain-containing protein, translating into MKKILLFLYFLPVFAFAQKTTILKGTVNDKNKQPIEQVSIKYNNVGTTTDKNGNYSIRIPFKEEITLVFSHLSYRTFTKKYIGNSRNGVRYSVVLSSKTEKLKEIIIKDNVRNAQGIKKIDVAVVKNVIGPNAGVENVLMTLPGVSNNNELSTQYNVRGGNFDENLVYVNGIEIYRPFLIRSGQQEGLSFINSNMVQNINFSAGGFQAKYGDKLSSVLDITYKKPTETATTIDASLLGASVTFEGNFLNKKLSTITGVRYRDNSLFVNSKQIETNFRPQFTDVQTYLSYEFSEKFTLNFLGNFSLNDYNYQPISRRTRFGTVAAPLELIVFYSGQEQDKYLTMFGAFSADYKVNDNFTLTTTASRYNTQEEEHFDIAAAYNLGEVDANIGSENFGEVDFSQGIGSQLNHARNDLDAVITNIQIKGTIKKDDIQWSFGAKYQKEDIRDRIREWEMIDSLGFSIRPPNHTSNNQPYEAFEGEITPYQNIRKDNNVAINRVSAFVQFNQRSFWNEHEVFYNLGLRAQSWSVTGNDIESKNQTIISPRGQLAIKPNWDKDMLFRISGGWYSQPPSYRELRDFNGDINVDVKAQKSIHFVTGMDYSFDMWDRPFKLTTEFYYKDLSDVNAYSIDNVRIRYRADNVTKAYATGLDVRLNGEFVPGSESWVSLGYLKTEENIDNRGYIARPSDQRIKFGILFQDYVPNLPNLKAYLNLVYNTGVPGGSPSYADVYNYQSRLRDYKRADLGVSYIFVDANKQYETGWLSKFKELSAGLELFNMFDIQNSITNTWVRDVYSKTQFGIPNYMTGRVLNFKVGMKF